TTCTTCCAATTTAATACAAATTACATATAGATTGGTAGATGCAGTTTTTAAGCTGTGAGAGTATAGTGAAAAGGGAGAGTCATATGGTAAATTTTAAGAAAATTTCGGCTTTTATTACCGTTATTGGTTTATTTTTTTTGACACCTATGACGTTACGTGCTGAGACGAATATTGGGGTGAACCCAGAACAAGTGGCACCACCACCTAAGGAAGGGCCAAATGTTTTTAGTCAGTTTGCAACTACAATTGATGCGAAAACTGGAGATATTTTGTATGATAAAAACGCACATCACCGTGCATTTCCGGCTAGTATGACGAAAGTGTTAACGGCGATTTTACTTATGGAACATACGAAGCCAGAGGATCAATTTACATTTTCACAATTAGCATTAGATCAAGAGAAGAGTAATTATCAAATTGAGTTTCAACCTGGTGAGACGATTAATAGAAATACTGCACTTATGATTTTAATGGTGCTTAGTGCAAATGATGTGTCGTATGCGATTGCGGAGCGTATTGGCGGAAGTGTTGAGAATTTCGCTAATATGATGAATGAGAGAGCGAAGCAATTAGGCGCTACCGACAGTCATTTTGTAACACCAAACGGATTGCATGATCCGAATCATTATACTACGCCATATGATATGGCTATGATTACGAGAGGTGTGCAAAAGTATCCTGAAATTTTACAAGCGATGAATACGAAAAGAACAACAGTTACGACATCTAGGCAGACGGTGTCTATTTTTAATAAATCTACTTATTTTGAAAATCCATTTAGTATTGGTGGTAAGACAGGTTTTACAAATGAAGCGCGCAATACACTCGTTTTATTAAATGAGAAGGATGGAAATCGTATTATAAACGTAGTAATGGCTTCTCAAAGACCTGAAATTTATGAAGATTTAAAGCAGATGGCGGACTATTCTTTCGGTCAATTTGTGAAGCAAACTGTACTGGATAAACATAGTTGGCATCAAAAGACAACGTATTTAAATAAAGATATT
This genomic window from Bacillus anthracis str. Vollum contains:
- a CDS encoding D-alanyl-D-alanine carboxypeptidase family protein translates to MVNFKKISAFITVIGLFFLTPMTLRAETNIGVNPEQVAPPPKEGPNVFSQFATTIDAKTGDILYDKNAHHRAFPASMTKVLTAILLMEHTKPEDQFTFSQLALDQEKSNYQIEFQPGETINRNTALMILMVLSANDVSYAIAERIGGSVENFANMMNERAKQLGATDSHFVTPNGLHDPNHYTTPYDMAMITRGVQKYPEILQAMNTKRTTVTTSRQTVSIFNKSTYFENPFSIGGKTGFTNEARNTLVLLNEKDGNRIINVVMASQRPEIYEDLKQMADYSFGQFVKQTVLDKHSWHQKTTYLNKDIDSELEKSAELMLKKDEVKNVKTTFRAASLDKDSLYHKGIHRGEVVGAVDITKNNQTIATVNVLSKEDVTFAMPKKDTIEPEVNESNVKIISIGIGAAILFGAILFVVLRRNTKGMKSEEK